A genomic region of Papaver somniferum cultivar HN1 chromosome 7, ASM357369v1, whole genome shotgun sequence contains the following coding sequences:
- the LOC113294346 gene encoding calmodulin-binding transcription activator 6-like, whose amino-acid sequence MGLREEEAIGIVGLNQEFREESRWVHIHCQGIEGVVDAVKMKWSGLLPSDNVNKHDSSFRGSTNTTSVHPSIDGTLPTGGHFQTVVTQANSNVGKEGFEPMVEGADGLLAQDSFGRWMNYVMTESPGSLDNPSGGSSISNGYGSNINGEVDHHHSSMHKQVFTITEISPTWDFSSEETKVIVIGYFNGGPLHLADSDLLMILGDECVPAEMIQHRVYRCKALPHSPGLVNLHLSMDGQTLISQVMSFEYRSPSVVNEVASPNDEPSRDEFQIQIRLAHLLFSSSNSLSILSNKASPTVLKEAKKFAHSTSSIIKHWDYLIKSAINNDISFQQPIGYSYR is encoded by the exons ATGGGTCTGAG agaagaagaagccatAGGAATTGTGGGTTTGAATCAAGAGTTCAGGGAAGAATCAAGATGGGTTCATATTCATTGTCAAGGAATTGAAGGAGTTGTCGATGCTGTGAAGATGAAATGG AGCGGCCTTCTTCCATCTGACAATGTAAATAAGCACGATTCATCCTTTCGCGGTTCTACAAACACAACTTCTGTGCATCCTTCAATTGATGGTACACTTCCAACCGGTGGACACTTTCAGACTGTGGTTACTCAAGCAAACTCAAATGTCGGGAAAGAAGGCTTTGAGCCAATGGTAGAGGGTGCAGATGGTTTGCTGGCACAAGACAGTTTCGGAAGGTGGATGAACTACGTGATGACCGAATCCCCAGGTTCATTAGACAATCCATCGGGTGGATCCTCGATTTCAAATGGTTATGGATCGAATATAAATGGGGAAGTGGATCATCATCACTCCTCTATGCATAAACAAGTTTTCACCATTACTGAAATTTCACCTACATGGGATTTTTCATCTGAAGAAACAAAG GTCATAGTGATCGGATATTTTAATGGAGGACCATTACATCTTGCCGATTCGGATTTACTTATGATATTAGGTGACGAATGTGTTCCAGCTGAAATGATTCAACACAGGGTATATCGGTGCAAGGCTTTACCACATTCTCCTGGGTTGGTAAACCTACATTTGAGCATGGATGGTCAAACTCTTATTAGCCAAGTTATGAGTTTTGAGTATCGCTCTCCTTCAGTGGTAAATGAGGTGGCTTCACCTAACGATGAACCTAGCAGGGATGAATTCCAGATTCAGATTAGGCTTGCACATCTGCTCTTCTCATCAAGCAACAGCCTGAGCATCCTGTCAAACAAGGCATCTCCAACTGTGTTAAAGGAAGCAAAAAAGTTTGCACACTCAACCTCATCCATTATCAAACATTGGGACTATTTGATTAAGTCAGCTATAAATAATGATATCTCATTTCAACAACCTATAGGCTATAGCTATAGATGA